A single region of the Lysinibacillus sp. B2A1 genome encodes:
- a CDS encoding RNA polymerase subunit sigma-70, whose product MSGIFTSMLQLWLEIPALLGYLKGQTFHKPFSKEEEAACIERFLGGDEQARLDLIERNMRLVAHVVKKFHPKHEQLDDYISIGTIGLMKAVESYTPDKKTRLATYAARCIENEILMHLRTQKKVQKDVSLFEPIGTDKDGNALQIRDLLQCDEESATEKIEHKEHVAQLYHYLHMLDERELEIVTLRYGLNQQDALTQKEIAARLNISRSYVSRIEKRALIKLYQLYKRDQKTIE is encoded by the coding sequence ATGAGCGGAATTTTTACATCTATGTTGCAGTTATGGCTTGAAATCCCAGCGTTACTTGGCTATTTAAAGGGGCAAACATTCCATAAACCCTTTTCAAAAGAAGAGGAAGCTGCTTGTATTGAACGATTTTTAGGCGGTGATGAGCAAGCGCGTCTTGATTTAATAGAGCGCAATATGCGACTCGTTGCACACGTTGTAAAAAAATTCCACCCAAAGCACGAACAACTAGATGACTATATTTCCATCGGTACTATTGGTCTTATGAAAGCTGTAGAAAGCTATACACCTGACAAAAAAACTCGTCTGGCCACTTATGCTGCACGCTGTATTGAAAATGAAATATTAATGCATCTGAGGACACAAAAAAAGGTGCAAAAGGATGTTTCCTTATTCGAGCCAATCGGCACAGACAAAGATGGCAATGCGCTACAAATTCGCGATCTTTTACAATGTGATGAGGAAAGCGCCACAGAAAAAATTGAGCATAAGGAACATGTTGCACAGCTCTATCATTATTTGCACATGCTTGACGAACGTGAACTCGAAATTGTGACACTTCGCTATGGCTTAAACCAGCAGGATGCTCTTACACAAAAGGAAATTGCGGCACGCTTAAATATTTCGCGCAGCTATGTGTCGCGCATAGAAAAGCGGGCACTAATCAAGCTCTATCAATTGTATAAACGAGACCAAAAGACTATTGAATAA
- the pssA gene encoding CDP-diacylglycerol--serine O-phosphatidyltransferase, translated as MKSQAANFITISNMSCGGAAIMATLHEYYSYSVLFIFIAALLDRYDGKVARALGQVSDLGKQLDSMSDIISFGVAPALLMYEVVLVDFGYVGMMMTVLYIICGAMRLARFNISEPNGYFTGLPITAAGTLLTLTYFASTAFHPAFYLFLFPILALLMISTFTLKKV; from the coding sequence ATGAAATCGCAAGCAGCAAACTTCATTACAATCAGTAATATGTCCTGTGGTGGCGCAGCCATTATGGCTACATTACATGAATACTATAGCTACAGTGTCTTATTTATCTTTATTGCTGCCCTTCTAGATCGTTACGATGGGAAGGTAGCCAGAGCTCTCGGACAAGTTTCTGATTTAGGTAAACAGTTAGACTCTATGAGTGATATTATATCATTTGGTGTAGCGCCTGCATTATTAATGTATGAAGTGGTCTTAGTAGACTTTGGTTACGTCGGTATGATGATGACCGTACTGTATATCATCTGTGGTGCGATGAGATTAGCTCGCTTTAATATTAGTGAACCAAACGGCTATTTTACAGGGTTACCAATTACAGCTGCAGGTACTCTCTTAACTTTAACGTATTTTGCATCTACTGCGTTCCATCCAGCATTTTATCTTTTCCTTTTTCCAATACTAGCTCTATTGATGATTAGTACATTCACGTTAAAAAAAGTGTAA
- the nadD gene encoding nicotinate-nucleotide adenylyltransferase (transfers an adenyl group from ATP to NaMN to form nicotinic acid adenine dinucleotide (NaAD) which is then converted to the ubiquitous compound NAD by NAD synthetase; essential enzyme in bacteria) encodes MKRIGLLGGTFNPPHNGHLMMANEVLHALDLDEVRFMPNSLPPHKFARHDASDRERLEMVKRAISPYPHFSVESYEVEKGGVSYSYKTLSALCIREPNVKFYFIIGGDMIDSLHSWYCIDELVKLVQFVGVKRPGTEAISEYPILMVEVPQIDLSSTLIRERLATGGTVTFLLPEAVETYIREEGLYGTRTVFSSD; translated from the coding sequence ATGAAACGGATCGGTTTATTGGGAGGAACATTTAATCCGCCACATAATGGTCATTTAATGATGGCAAATGAAGTACTTCATGCATTGGATTTAGATGAAGTACGCTTTATGCCCAATTCGCTGCCTCCACATAAGTTTGCTCGTCATGATGCTAGTGATAGGGAGAGACTTGAAATGGTCAAGCGTGCTATAAGTCCATATCCACATTTTTCTGTGGAGTCGTATGAGGTTGAGAAGGGCGGCGTATCCTATTCATATAAGACTCTTTCTGCATTGTGCATAAGAGAGCCAAATGTAAAATTTTACTTTATCATTGGAGGCGATATGATTGATTCCCTTCATTCATGGTACTGTATTGATGAGCTGGTGAAGCTTGTGCAGTTTGTAGGGGTGAAGCGTCCAGGGACAGAGGCTATTTCAGAGTACCCTATTCTAATGGTGGAAGTTCCTCAAATCGATTTATCGTCCACACTAATTCGTGAACGTCTCGCCACTGGTGGAACAGTTACCTTTTTATTGCCTGAGGCGGTAGAGACGTATATACGAGAGGAAGGTCTTTATGGAACGCGAACAGTATTTAGCAGCGATTAA
- the yhbY gene encoding ribosome assembly RNA-binding protein YhbY: MLTGKQKRFLRAEAHHLTPIFQVGKGGVNDEMTKQIREALEVRELIKVRILDNCEEDKHEVAEALVKGAHAELVQLIGLTVVLYKESRNQKKIVLPKAAK; this comes from the coding sequence ATGTTAACAGGTAAACAAAAACGTTTTTTACGTGCAGAAGCACATCACTTGACACCAATTTTCCAAGTAGGAAAAGGTGGCGTTAATGACGAAATGACGAAGCAAATTCGTGAGGCATTAGAAGTACGAGAACTCATTAAGGTCCGCATTTTAGATAACTGTGAGGAGGACAAGCATGAAGTTGCAGAAGCGCTAGTAAAGGGTGCGCATGCAGAACTTGTGCAATTAATTGGATTAACAGTTGTTTTATATAAAGAATCCCGCAATCAAAAAAAGATTGTACTACCGAAAGCAGCGAAATAA
- a CDS encoding YqeG family HAD IIIA-type phosphatase: protein MYNFLLPNEFVTSIFEITPEKLQDLGIKGIITDLDNTLVEWDRADATEELIIWLRIMKESGIRVIIASNNNEARVKHFAEPLGIPYIHKAKKPFRNAFYSAIVQLGLRPNEVVMVGDQLLTDVMGANRLGLHTVLVKPVAQSDGLVTKFNRFIERRVFNDLKRKGIITWEEKE, encoded by the coding sequence TTGTATAATTTTTTATTACCAAATGAATTTGTGACGAGTATTTTTGAAATTACACCAGAAAAGCTTCAAGACTTAGGCATTAAAGGAATTATTACAGATTTAGATAATACCCTTGTGGAATGGGACCGTGCTGATGCAACGGAAGAGCTGATTATTTGGCTTCGTATCATGAAGGAATCAGGTATTCGTGTTATTATTGCGTCAAATAACAATGAAGCACGTGTCAAGCATTTTGCTGAGCCATTAGGTATTCCTTATATCCATAAGGCAAAAAAACCATTTCGTAATGCCTTTTATAGTGCCATTGTTCAATTAGGGCTACGTCCAAATGAAGTGGTTATGGTAGGAGATCAACTCTTAACAGATGTCATGGGTGCCAATCGCTTAGGTTTGCATACGGTACTTGTAAAACCTGTTGCACAGTCTGATGGGCTCGTAACAAAATTCAATCGATTCATTGAACGACGCGTGTTCAATGATTTAAAACGAAAAGGAATTATAACTTGGGAGGAAAAAGAATGA
- a CDS encoding ribosome biogenesis GTPase YqeH, whose translation MNEMPNCIGCGTTIQTEDKTAVGYAPPSSLEKDAVICQRCFRLKNYNEIQPVSLTDDDFLRILNGLGTQQGLIVKIVDIFDFNGSWLPGLHRFVGKNPVLLVANKADLLPKSVKPKKVINWLKREAKALGLQPIDVLLVSAHKGKGMAEAMEAIDEYRNGKNVYVVGCTNVGKSTFINRIIKQATGEGEVITTSHFPGTTLDMIEIPLDDGSALYDTPGIINHHQMAHHIDASELKYIMPKKEIKPKVYQQNAGQTLFIGALARFDFIQGERSAFTVHVANDLPIHRTKLEKADTLYAEHKGELLAPPTKDFIDQLPPLVRHEFSIKEGKTDVVFSGLGWITVQHENVVVAAYAPKGVQVSIRPSLI comes from the coding sequence ATGAACGAAATGCCAAATTGTATTGGCTGTGGTACAACAATTCAAACAGAAGATAAAACAGCAGTTGGGTATGCCCCTCCATCATCATTAGAAAAAGACGCGGTCATTTGTCAACGCTGCTTCCGTTTGAAAAATTATAATGAAATTCAACCAGTGTCATTAACAGATGACGACTTTTTACGCATTCTTAATGGTCTTGGAACACAGCAAGGCTTAATCGTAAAAATTGTTGATATTTTTGACTTCAATGGGAGCTGGCTGCCAGGACTTCATCGTTTCGTTGGGAAAAATCCTGTATTATTGGTTGCGAATAAGGCTGACTTATTACCGAAATCAGTAAAGCCGAAAAAAGTAATTAATTGGTTGAAACGTGAGGCAAAGGCTCTTGGTCTGCAACCTATCGATGTGCTTTTAGTAAGTGCCCATAAAGGAAAAGGAATGGCTGAAGCAATGGAAGCCATCGATGAGTACCGCAATGGGAAAAATGTTTATGTTGTAGGTTGTACAAATGTTGGAAAATCCACGTTCATTAATCGCATCATTAAACAGGCTACAGGTGAGGGTGAGGTGATTACTACCTCTCATTTCCCAGGTACGACTTTGGATATGATTGAAATTCCATTAGATGATGGTAGTGCATTATATGATACACCAGGGATTATTAATCATCATCAGATGGCACACCATATTGATGCAAGTGAATTAAAATATATTATGCCGAAAAAAGAAATAAAGCCGAAAGTATACCAACAAAACGCTGGGCAAACTTTATTTATTGGTGCACTAGCGCGTTTTGACTTTATTCAAGGAGAACGTTCAGCATTTACGGTCCATGTAGCTAATGACTTACCAATTCACCGTACAAAACTGGAGAAGGCAGATACATTATATGCAGAGCATAAGGGAGAGTTACTTGCACCGCCGACTAAGGATTTTATTGATCAGTTGCCGCCATTAGTGCGTCATGAGTTTTCGATAAAAGAAGGGAAAACAGATGTTGTATTTTCGGGTCTTGGCTGGATCACGGTGCAGCATGAAAATGTAGTTGTGGCAGCTTATGCACCAAAAGGTGTACAAGTTTCAATTCGTCCTTCACTTATATAA
- a CDS encoding phosphohydrolase, which yields MEREQYLAAIKPRMPEKRYIHTVGVMETAIELAKKYGEDEKKAETAAILHDIAKYADIEWMENIVRTEKLDARLLGWGSELLHGPVGAYIAESEFELTDEDMLNAIRFHTTGRAGMSRLEKIIFVADMIEPNRKFDGVDRLRKKAEKGLDKAMSACVRHTLAFLIDTKQPIYPLSIECYNDMMKREDSEG from the coding sequence ATGGAACGCGAACAGTATTTAGCAGCGATTAAGCCTCGTATGCCTGAAAAGCGCTATATTCATACCGTTGGGGTAATGGAAACAGCTATTGAATTAGCTAAAAAGTATGGCGAGGATGAGAAAAAAGCAGAAACAGCGGCTATCCTCCATGATATTGCAAAGTATGCTGATATTGAATGGATGGAGAACATTGTTCGAACTGAAAAATTAGACGCTCGTTTGCTTGGCTGGGGCAGTGAACTGTTACATGGTCCAGTAGGTGCATATATCGCTGAAAGTGAATTTGAATTAACAGATGAGGATATGCTTAATGCTATTCGTTTTCATACAACAGGGCGTGCTGGTATGAGCCGTTTAGAAAAAATAATTTTTGTAGCAGATATGATTGAACCTAATCGTAAATTTGATGGCGTCGATCGTCTGCGCAAAAAGGCAGAAAAAGGTTTGGATAAAGCGATGAGTGCTTGTGTACGTCATACATTGGCTTTTCTAATTGACACAAAACAGCCAATTTATCCATTATCAATAGAATGTTATAACGATATGATGAAAAGAGAGGACAGTGA
- a CDS encoding phosphatidylserine decarboxylase — MKEKLYQRLIELTNGKQSSQLLQTIAKAKWSKRIIPSYMKVYDINLEEVSKKPQQFSSLHDFFTRELLEHVRPIEQNPTTYTSPVDAKVESFGRIEWDMTFLVKGKPYALTDLLGNNERAAQYADGHFIVFYLSPADYHRIHSPIDGLVLRQYTLGQKSFPVNQLGLSYGKKPISHNYRQVTELKVANNQQVAFIKVGATFVNSIVLTNTTTKWHKGEEVGYFSFGSTVVMLFEKGAIEFTDNVVQGSPIRMGEAFANML; from the coding sequence ATGAAAGAAAAATTATATCAACGCTTGATTGAATTAACAAATGGCAAGCAATCCTCTCAACTTTTACAAACGATTGCAAAAGCTAAGTGGAGTAAACGTATAATCCCTAGCTATATGAAGGTATACGATATTAACCTTGAAGAAGTTTCAAAAAAACCACAACAATTTTCAAGTTTACATGATTTTTTTACAAGAGAGCTTTTGGAGCATGTCAGACCAATTGAACAAAATCCGACTACTTATACAAGTCCTGTTGATGCAAAAGTGGAATCTTTTGGTCGTATCGAATGGGATATGACGTTTCTTGTAAAGGGGAAGCCGTATGCATTAACAGATTTACTTGGCAATAACGAACGTGCTGCACAATATGCTGATGGCCATTTTATTGTGTTTTACTTAAGTCCTGCTGACTATCACCGTATTCATAGTCCTATTGATGGATTAGTGCTAAGACAATATACACTTGGGCAAAAATCGTTTCCTGTGAATCAGCTTGGTCTTTCCTATGGGAAAAAACCGATTTCCCATAATTACCGTCAAGTAACAGAGTTGAAGGTGGCTAATAATCAGCAGGTAGCGTTTATAAAGGTAGGAGCTACTTTTGTTAACTCTATAGTTTTGACGAATACTACAACAAAGTGGCATAAAGGTGAAGAAGTAGGTTATTTTTCATTTGGCTCAACGGTTGTTATGTTATTTGAAAAAGGAGCAATCGAATTTACGGACAATGTAGTACAAGGAAGCCCAATTCGAATGGGTGAAGCATTTGCAAATATGCTATAA